The following coding sequences lie in one Xanthomonas hortorum pv. pelargonii genomic window:
- a CDS encoding PadR family transcriptional regulator, translating to MTEPDAHLRKFQKELSAGTVSLALLAVLAQADEPLYGYLIAKRLERLDGVLSGKQSALYPVLRNLEAAGLLQSHVEPSASGPPRRYYRITQTGRDCLRDWTAAWRATRDSVDSVLEGTHPRRPLRRHVRCRPPFPIT from the coding sequence ATGACCGAGCCGGATGCCCACCTACGAAAATTTCAGAAAGAACTGAGCGCCGGCACCGTGTCGCTGGCGTTGCTGGCAGTGCTGGCGCAGGCCGACGAGCCGCTGTATGGCTACCTGATCGCCAAGCGCCTGGAGCGATTGGATGGCGTGCTGAGCGGCAAGCAGAGTGCGCTGTATCCGGTGCTGCGCAATCTGGAAGCGGCAGGGCTGCTGCAGAGCCACGTCGAGCCTTCTGCGTCCGGTCCGCCGCGGCGCTACTACCGCATCACCCAAACCGGGCGTGATTGCCTGCGCGACTGGACCGCCGCCTGGCGCGCCACCCGCGATTCCGTTGATTCAGTGCTGGAGGGGACTCACCCGCGACGACCATTGCGCAGACACGTCCGTTGCCGACCACCATTCCCGATTACCTGA
- a CDS encoding queuosine precursor transporter — MTQVRTLDDRAVRLFIALAAFFCVNAALAEFIGVKIFSLEDTLGIAPLNWNLFGQTGSLSFTAGTLLWPVVFIMTDTINEFFGSRGVRFISWVAVALIGYGFVFAFAAIALAPAGWWVTAAQSQGVPDYQAAFAAVFGQGLWTIGGSLVAFLFGQLIDVSVFHRIRRVTGEKHVWLRATGSTAVSQLVDSFVVIYIAFVLGPQHWSIDQFLAVSTLNYVYKMGFAIALIPLLYLARRTITAYLGAARAEQLREEAAAD, encoded by the coding sequence ATGACACAGGTGCGTACCCTCGACGATCGTGCGGTCCGCCTGTTCATTGCACTGGCCGCGTTCTTCTGCGTCAACGCGGCGCTGGCCGAGTTCATCGGCGTCAAGATCTTCTCCCTGGAAGACACGCTCGGCATCGCGCCGTTGAACTGGAACCTGTTCGGCCAGACCGGCTCGCTCAGCTTCACCGCCGGCACCTTGCTGTGGCCGGTGGTGTTCATCATGACCGACACCATCAACGAGTTCTTCGGCAGCCGCGGGGTGCGCTTCATCTCGTGGGTGGCGGTGGCGCTGATCGGCTACGGCTTCGTGTTTGCGTTCGCTGCGATCGCGCTGGCGCCGGCCGGTTGGTGGGTCACCGCAGCGCAGAGCCAGGGCGTGCCCGATTATCAGGCGGCGTTCGCGGCGGTGTTCGGGCAAGGGTTGTGGACGATCGGTGGGTCGCTGGTGGCTTTTCTGTTCGGCCAATTGATCGATGTCTCGGTGTTCCACCGCATCCGCCGCGTCACCGGCGAAAAGCACGTGTGGCTGCGCGCCACCGGCTCCACGGCGGTGTCGCAGTTGGTGGACAGCTTTGTGGTGATCTACATCGCGTTCGTGCTCGGGCCGCAGCATTGGTCCATCGACCAGTTTCTGGCGGTGAGCACGCTCAACTACGTCTACAAGATGGGCTTTGCGATCGCGCTGATCCCGCTGCTGTATCTGGCGCGCCGCACCATCACCGCGTATCTGGGTGCCGCACGCGCCGAGCAGTTGCGTGAGGAAGCCGCTGCCGACTGA
- a CDS encoding alginate export family protein: protein MRLARLARPAMADTSFGTTRCLCLAIGLSLPGLGFAQAQTAPVNAEQTQPEPAKAPAPAKPAAPAASKGYPLEAQGWGAKQGGNMWQVRWVEDWSYLKDPSKRKSPFDPLKYIPLSESGDVYVSLSNELRVRSNTITNPGLIPGSHSQQQYLFRAFFGADFHVGEHFRLYTELAHGSLDGRNEGAKTGTQENNAILQQVFFDVKGNIGGADTGLRVGRQVFVDGPTTLMALRDNTDIFVTFNGVRAWAIGEKTRVDVFDFNFNLDGTEGLGDDRIDRSRHFRGVVGGYRLPTAKPMYLEPFFYQFRNDNQLWGRQTAEENRNYYGLRLWGNVGKLRTDSFVTVQRGSFGGRDLRAYMASTSNAWTLSDSGWKPRVGFHSEIASGGGGTSGTGTLRNNNFLYGNTIYFSWATFFGPVNLVTAAPTLIFSPTPKLTVNLEWETLWRQTTSDAIYNNQARAYARTQSTGERRIGTMPRINATWNIDPNWSVTFRAEHLIAGPALTKAGYGDSTFVMGWLNFRF, encoded by the coding sequence ATGCGACTTGCGCGTTTGGCACGGCCGGCCATGGCCGACACTTCCTTTGGGACCACCCGGTGCCTGTGCCTTGCGATCGGGTTATCGCTGCCGGGACTGGGGTTTGCGCAGGCGCAGACGGCGCCGGTCAATGCCGAACAGACCCAGCCCGAGCCGGCCAAGGCGCCAGCACCTGCCAAACCGGCAGCGCCCGCTGCATCCAAGGGTTACCCGCTCGAAGCGCAGGGTTGGGGTGCCAAACAGGGCGGCAATATGTGGCAGGTGCGCTGGGTCGAAGACTGGTCGTATCTGAAAGATCCGTCCAAGCGCAAGAGCCCGTTCGATCCGCTCAAGTACATCCCGCTCAGCGAATCCGGCGATGTCTACGTGTCGCTCAGCAACGAGCTGCGCGTACGCAGCAACACCATCACCAATCCCGGCCTGATTCCGGGCAGCCATTCGCAACAGCAGTATCTGTTCCGTGCATTCTTCGGTGCCGACTTCCATGTGGGCGAGCACTTCCGTCTGTATACGGAACTGGCGCACGGCAGCCTGGATGGGCGCAACGAAGGCGCCAAGACCGGTACCCAGGAAAACAACGCGATCCTGCAGCAGGTGTTCTTTGACGTGAAGGGCAACATCGGCGGCGCCGACACCGGTCTGCGTGTGGGCCGTCAGGTGTTCGTCGACGGCCCGACCACATTGATGGCGTTGCGCGACAACACCGATATCTTCGTGACCTTCAACGGTGTGCGCGCCTGGGCGATCGGCGAAAAGACCCGTGTGGACGTGTTCGATTTCAACTTCAATCTGGATGGCACCGAAGGGTTGGGCGACGATCGCATCGACCGCTCGCGGCATTTCCGCGGCGTGGTTGGCGGGTATCGCCTGCCGACCGCCAAGCCGATGTATCTGGAACCGTTTTTCTACCAGTTCCGCAACGACAATCAGCTGTGGGGCCGCCAGACCGCCGAAGAAAACCGGAATTACTACGGCCTGCGCCTATGGGGCAATGTGGGCAAGCTGCGCACCGATTCGTTCGTGACCGTGCAGCGCGGCAGCTTCGGCGGACGCGACCTGCGCGCGTACATGGCCAGCACCTCCAACGCCTGGACGTTGAGCGACAGCGGCTGGAAGCCACGTGTGGGGTTTCATAGCGAAATCGCCTCCGGTGGCGGCGGTACCTCCGGCACCGGCACCTTGCGCAACAACAATTTTCTCTACGGCAACACGATCTATTTCAGCTGGGCGACGTTCTTCGGCCCGGTCAACCTGGTAACTGCCGCGCCAACGCTGATCTTCTCGCCCACGCCCAAGCTCACCGTGAACCTGGAGTGGGAAACCTTGTGGCGCCAGACCACTAGCGATGCGATCTACAACAACCAGGCGCGCGCCTACGCACGCACGCAGAGCACCGGCGAGCGGCGCATCGGCACCATGCCGCGCATCAACGCGACCTGGAACATCGACCCGAACTGGTCGGTGACCTTCCGCGCCGAGCACCTGATCGCCGGCCCCGCGCTGACCAAGGCCGGTTACGGCGATTCGACCTTCGTGATGGGGTGGTTGAATTTCCGGTTCTGA
- a CDS encoding DUF502 domain-containing protein, translating to MSESPTPHPRPSLQRVFLTGLLTLLPVWLTWVVVKFVFSLLSGISSPWVVPLSERIAASFPDYLGWIKALWVQNTIALIATVGVILFVGILSRRVIGQRLLRWFEAIMRRIPLASVVYDSARKLLDILQTQPGSTQRVVLIDFPHRDMKSVGLVTRVIKEQGTGRELAAVYVPTTPNPTSGYLEIVPVELLTPTDWTVDQAMSFIISGGAVAPESVPFTRTADR from the coding sequence ATGTCCGAATCCCCCACTCCGCATCCCCGCCCTTCCCTGCAACGGGTCTTTCTGACCGGTTTGCTCACCCTGCTGCCGGTCTGGTTGACCTGGGTGGTGGTGAAGTTCGTGTTCTCGCTGCTCTCTGGCATCAGCAGCCCGTGGGTGGTGCCGTTGTCCGAACGCATCGCCGCCTCGTTCCCCGACTATCTGGGCTGGATCAAGGCGCTGTGGGTGCAGAACACCATCGCGCTGATCGCCACCGTGGGCGTGATCCTGTTCGTCGGGATCCTGAGCCGGCGCGTGATCGGCCAGCGCCTGTTGCGCTGGTTCGAGGCGATCATGCGGCGCATCCCGTTGGCCAGCGTGGTCTACGACAGCGCGCGCAAGTTGCTCGACATCCTGCAGACCCAGCCCGGCAGCACCCAGCGCGTGGTGCTGATCGACTTCCCGCACCGCGACATGAAGTCGGTGGGCCTGGTCACGCGCGTGATCAAGGAACAAGGCACCGGCCGCGAGCTGGCGGCAGTGTATGTGCCGACCACCCCCAACCCGACCTCCGGCTATCTGGAGATCGTGCCGGTGGAGTTGCTCACGCCGACCGACTGGACCGTGGATCAGGCAATGAGCTTCATCATCTCCGGCGGCGCGGTGGCGCCGGAGTCGGTGCCCTTCACCCGTACCGCGGATCGCTAA